From Shewanella psychrophila, a single genomic window includes:
- the nhaA gene encoding Na+/H+ antiporter NhaA, which yields MEKAIKNFLSQESAGGILLMVAVLLAMLMANSPLSGIYQGFLDTEMQVRVGSLDIDKTLIHWINDGLMAIFFMLIGLEVKRELLEGALSSRAQASLPTFAAIGGMVFPVGVYLLFNYSDPVTQVGWAIPAATDIAFALGIMALLGSRVPVALKVFLLALAIIDDLGVVVIIALFYSTDLSMVSLVVAAIAILGLIGLNRRGVTALGPYGVLGMILWIAVLKSGVHATLAGVIIAFCIPLRAKDGTSPSESLEHSLHPWSTFIILPIFAFANAGVNLGGMSLDALFSPVPVGIALGLLLGKPLGVLFFSYIAVKLKWAVLPEGMGWRHIAPVAVMCGIGFTMSMFISSLAFVGEGAAYGDFARLGILVGSLLSAVIGYFWLDKVLPKEAANSAK from the coding sequence ATGGAAAAGGCGATAAAGAATTTTTTAAGCCAGGAATCGGCGGGTGGCATCCTGCTTATGGTAGCGGTTTTGCTCGCTATGCTAATGGCAAACTCGCCTCTGTCTGGAATATATCAAGGATTCTTAGATACCGAGATGCAGGTCCGAGTCGGTAGTCTGGATATTGACAAGACGCTCATACATTGGATCAATGATGGCTTGATGGCAATCTTCTTTATGTTGATTGGCCTAGAGGTGAAGCGTGAACTGCTCGAAGGAGCCCTGTCGAGCAGAGCCCAGGCATCTCTTCCTACTTTCGCTGCAATAGGTGGCATGGTCTTTCCGGTTGGTGTTTATCTGCTATTTAATTACAGTGACCCTGTTACTCAAGTAGGTTGGGCCATTCCAGCTGCAACAGATATCGCTTTTGCACTGGGGATCATGGCGCTATTAGGCAGCCGAGTCCCGGTGGCGTTGAAAGTTTTTCTACTCGCATTAGCTATTATCGATGATCTGGGGGTTGTGGTGATTATTGCCCTCTTCTATAGCACTGATTTGTCTATGGTGAGTCTGGTTGTCGCTGCTATCGCAATATTAGGCTTAATCGGTTTAAACAGGCGAGGGGTAACAGCTTTAGGCCCATATGGAGTCCTAGGTATGATCCTCTGGATTGCCGTACTAAAGTCAGGTGTACACGCGACACTAGCGGGGGTGATCATCGCTTTCTGTATTCCGCTCAGGGCGAAAGATGGCACCTCTCCATCGGAGAGTTTAGAGCATAGCCTGCATCCTTGGAGCACTTTTATCATCTTGCCTATTTTTGCTTTCGCTAATGCGGGTGTAAATCTAGGTGGTATGAGTTTAGATGCGCTATTTTCTCCTGTGCCAGTAGGTATTGCCTTAGGTCTGCTGTTAGGTAAGCCACTGGGTGTCCTGTTTTTTAGCTATATTGCGGTAAAACTTAAATGGGCCGTACTTCCTGAAGGCATGGGGTGGAGGCATATTGCTCCGGTGGCTGTGATGTGTGGTATCGGTTTTACCATGTCTATGTTTATCTCATCTCTAGCATTTGTGGGAGAGGGCGCTGCCTACGGTGATTTTGCAAGGTTAGGGATCTTAGTCGGATCGCTTTTATCTGCTGTCATTGGTTATTTTTGGTTGGATAAAGTGTTACCCAAAGAAGCTGCGAATAGCGCTAAATAA
- a CDS encoding thymidylate synthase, which yields MKQYLALCNRIIDEGTWIENERTGKRCLTVINADLIYNVEKNEFPLITTRKSFWKAAIAEMLGYIRGYDNAADFRKLGAKTWDANANENLAWLNNPHRKGEDDMGRVYGVQGRAWSKPDGGTIDQLKKIVDNLKKGVDDRGEILSFYNPGEFHMGCLRPCMHTHNFSLLGDTLYLNSFQRSCDVPLGLNFNQVQVFTLLALIAQITGKKPGMAYHKIVNAHIYEDQLDLMRDVQLKREPFEPASLSINPDIKSLEDLETWVTMDDFEVSNYQHHDAIKYPFSV from the coding sequence ATGAAGCAATACTTAGCACTCTGTAATCGGATCATCGATGAAGGTACCTGGATTGAGAATGAACGTACCGGAAAACGGTGTCTCACTGTCATAAATGCCGATCTTATTTATAACGTCGAGAAAAATGAGTTCCCCTTAATCACTACCCGTAAAAGTTTTTGGAAAGCGGCTATTGCCGAAATGTTGGGATATATTCGTGGTTATGATAATGCTGCCGATTTCCGTAAGCTGGGGGCGAAGACCTGGGACGCTAATGCCAATGAGAACTTGGCTTGGTTGAATAATCCTCATCGAAAAGGAGAGGATGATATGGGTCGGGTATATGGTGTTCAGGGAAGGGCGTGGAGTAAACCCGATGGTGGCACCATAGATCAGTTGAAGAAAATAGTTGATAACCTTAAGAAAGGGGTCGATGATCGCGGAGAGATCCTCAGTTTCTATAACCCGGGGGAATTTCATATGGGCTGCTTACGCCCGTGTATGCACACCCATAATTTTTCCCTGTTGGGAGATACATTATATCTCAATAGCTTTCAGCGTTCCTGTGATGTCCCCTTAGGATTGAATTTTAATCAGGTTCAGGTATTTACACTCCTGGCGTTAATTGCGCAAATTACCGGCAAGAAGCCGGGGATGGCCTACCATAAAATTGTCAACGCTCACATTTATGAAGATCAATTAGATTTGATGCGCGATGTTCAATTGAAACGAGAGCCTTTTGAGCCTGCTTCATTGTCTATCAATCCTGATATCAAATCACTGGAAGATCTAGAGACCTGGGTGACCATGGATGACTTTGAAGTGTCAAATTATCAACACCATGATGCCATCAAATACCCTTTTTCTGTTTAA
- a CDS encoding sulfite exporter TauE/SafE family protein encodes MDSLFLLFISCLFLGCVIGFMAGLLGIGGGIIAVPILLYLLPSVGFDVTVLPHVAIATSLAAIILTSLSSARAHHKQGNIPWPLLKSVLPGLILGSLSAGFISSLFSADLLQTSFAVFVICMAVQMIFPYGFSKADKPMPSTSILFAVSTVIAIIAALMGIGGGVLLIPFLSWCGLQMKSAIGFSSASGVFIALFGSASYVISGWNVSDLPEWTLGYVYLPALLGIVMTSVLIAPLGVKAASIWPTKVLKRIFALLLVVVGVKLAIT; translated from the coding sequence ATGGATAGTCTATTCTTGCTCTTCATAAGCTGTCTGTTTCTCGGTTGTGTTATCGGCTTCATGGCAGGGTTATTAGGCATAGGCGGTGGCATAATAGCCGTCCCTATACTCCTATATCTGTTGCCATCGGTTGGCTTCGATGTGACCGTTCTTCCCCATGTTGCCATCGCGACTTCTTTAGCGGCCATTATCTTAACTTCACTGTCTTCGGCTCGCGCTCATCATAAGCAGGGCAATATTCCCTGGCCTTTACTTAAATCTGTACTGCCTGGCTTGATACTGGGCTCCTTAAGCGCTGGTTTTATTTCAAGCCTATTTAGCGCAGATTTGCTACAAACAAGTTTTGCCGTGTTTGTTATCTGTATGGCGGTACAGATGATTTTCCCCTATGGATTTAGTAAAGCCGACAAACCTATGCCTTCGACGTCGATATTATTTGCGGTATCAACCGTTATTGCCATTATCGCGGCATTAATGGGGATCGGCGGCGGGGTTCTGCTAATCCCCTTCTTGAGCTGGTGTGGATTACAGATGAAAAGCGCCATAGGCTTCTCTTCTGCATCAGGGGTATTTATCGCACTTTTTGGCAGTGCCAGTTACGTCATTTCAGGCTGGAACGTGTCGGATTTACCAGAGTGGACCTTAGGTTATGTGTATTTGCCAGCACTCTTAGGTATCGTTATGACATCTGTCTTGATCGCTCCCTTAGGAGTGAAGGCTGCTAGTATTTGGCCGACTAAAGTATTGAAGAGAATTTTTGCACTCTTGTTAGTTGTTGTCGGAGTGAAGCTCGCAATAACTTAA
- the ptsP gene encoding phosphoenolpyruvate--protein phosphotransferase, giving the protein MLKMLRDITQAVAAARDLHSALDLLVSRTKTAMTTQCCSIYLLEGEQLVLSATDGLLNSAVGQVRMPLSEGLVGLVAEREEPINLADAQQHPRFKQFEEAEEASFRAFLAAPIIYQKRILGVLVVQQADTRLFSEGEEAFLMTLAAQLAMAIRNLRKKAEAPDLLHFKGTSAANGIAIAHALVIGGQIELSQPEVKITDIEAEVTRLSHAIEACKDTLSSLSQRFEQEEDHEVVSIFSALQLLLDNASLGGEYIKEVREGWSAISAVSRVSLRYIDQFTQMQDLYLKERAGDIRDLGLRVLRLLIEPERMGFEPDVPVILVTKEADATMLAEFPRHKLVGIVTEQGGVNSHAAILARALGVPAIIGVEGVLTAGIDKKLLIINANRGQLLVSPAPPLIAEYRNLISAEKALQNRYAQELTLPAETIDGKRIHLYLNAGLLSSLESEIAEGSDGVGLYRTEIPFMLHQRFPSESEQVKVYRQVLEIACGKPVVMRTLDVGGDKPLSYFPINEENPFLGWRGIRLSLDHPELFLVQLRAMIHAGADSDQLHILLPMVSNLDEIDQAITYLEQAFFELKGDLGKEIVRPKIGIMIEVPALLYQLAEVAKRVDFVSVGSNDLTQYMLAVDRNNPRVSTLYDCYHPGILRALKRARFDCWQYHLPVSVCGELAGEPIGVILLVAMGYDQLSMNQGSLARINYLLRRVSHSDLSELLEMALTLTSGQEVRELVREYFESRQLGAILN; this is encoded by the coding sequence GTGCTTAAGATGCTAAGAGATATTACACAGGCCGTGGCAGCGGCACGAGATCTCCACTCAGCTTTAGATTTGCTCGTTTCTCGTACAAAAACTGCGATGACAACTCAGTGTTGCTCTATATATCTGTTAGAGGGGGAGCAGTTGGTGCTCTCTGCAACGGATGGCTTGTTAAACAGCGCCGTAGGCCAAGTGAGAATGCCACTATCGGAAGGCCTAGTGGGTTTAGTTGCAGAGCGAGAAGAGCCTATTAACCTAGCAGATGCTCAGCAACATCCTAGATTTAAGCAGTTTGAAGAAGCCGAGGAAGCAAGCTTTCGGGCATTTTTGGCTGCTCCTATCATCTATCAGAAACGCATTCTAGGTGTCTTGGTGGTTCAGCAAGCCGATACCCGTCTGTTTAGTGAGGGCGAAGAAGCTTTCTTGATGACATTGGCGGCTCAACTCGCTATGGCAATAAGAAACCTACGAAAGAAAGCCGAAGCACCTGATTTATTACATTTTAAGGGAACCTCTGCTGCTAATGGCATTGCGATAGCACATGCTCTGGTCATAGGTGGGCAGATAGAATTATCCCAGCCTGAAGTAAAAATTACCGACATCGAGGCTGAAGTTACTCGGTTAAGTCATGCTATAGAAGCGTGTAAAGACACGCTTTCTTCATTGTCTCAGCGCTTCGAGCAAGAAGAAGATCACGAAGTTGTTTCTATATTTTCGGCTCTACAGTTACTGCTCGATAATGCCAGCCTAGGTGGAGAATATATCAAGGAGGTTCGAGAGGGCTGGAGTGCTATTTCTGCTGTGAGTCGTGTCTCTTTGCGATATATAGATCAGTTTACTCAGATGCAAGATCTCTACCTAAAGGAGCGCGCCGGAGATATTCGAGATCTTGGTTTACGAGTATTACGTCTGCTTATTGAACCGGAAAGAATGGGTTTCGAGCCCGATGTACCTGTGATCTTAGTGACAAAAGAAGCCGATGCGACTATGTTAGCCGAGTTTCCCCGTCACAAGTTAGTCGGCATAGTGACCGAGCAGGGCGGTGTTAACTCCCATGCCGCAATTTTAGCTCGAGCACTTGGCGTCCCAGCGATCATCGGCGTCGAAGGTGTATTGACTGCAGGTATCGACAAGAAGTTATTGATCATCAATGCTAATCGTGGCCAATTGCTGGTTTCACCGGCCCCACCTCTCATAGCCGAATATAGAAATTTAATCTCGGCTGAAAAAGCCTTACAAAACAGATATGCACAGGAATTAACTCTTCCGGCTGAAACCATAGATGGTAAACGGATACACCTCTATCTTAACGCTGGTCTACTGAGTAGCTTAGAGTCGGAAATTGCAGAAGGATCCGACGGAGTCGGTCTATATAGAACTGAAATTCCATTTATGTTGCATCAAAGGTTCCCTAGCGAATCTGAACAGGTGAAAGTGTATCGTCAGGTACTTGAAATCGCATGCGGTAAGCCTGTCGTGATGAGAACCTTAGATGTGGGTGGTGATAAGCCGTTATCCTATTTTCCTATTAACGAGGAAAACCCATTCTTGGGTTGGCGAGGGATAAGATTATCTCTGGATCACCCTGAGCTCTTCTTAGTACAGCTCAGAGCTATGATTCACGCGGGAGCCGATAGTGATCAGTTGCATATTCTTTTGCCTATGGTCAGTAACTTAGATGAGATAGATCAAGCCATAACCTATCTGGAACAAGCATTTTTTGAGTTAAAAGGTGATCTTGGAAAAGAGATAGTCAGACCTAAAATAGGCATAATGATTGAAGTGCCTGCCTTGCTATATCAACTCGCTGAAGTGGCTAAAAGGGTCGATTTTGTCTCTGTAGGCTCTAACGATCTGACTCAATATATGCTGGCAGTGGATAGAAATAACCCTAGGGTGAGCACACTTTATGATTGTTATCACCCAGGGATCCTCAGGGCCTTAAAAAGGGCCAGATTTGATTGTTGGCAATATCACCTTCCGGTAAGTGTTTGTGGCGAATTAGCTGGGGAGCCTATCGGCGTGATATTGCTCGTGGCTATGGGTTATGATCAGCTGAGTATGAATCAAGGTAGCCTAGCTCGGATTAACTACCTACTTCGTCGAGTTTCTCATTCCGATCTCAGCGAACTGTTGGAGATGGCGTTGACCCTAACCAGTGGTCAGGAGGTGAGGGAATTGGTGAGAGAGTACTTCGAATCAAGACAGCTTGGGGCCATCCTTAACTAA